A window of Pectinophora gossypiella chromosome 12, ilPecGoss1.1, whole genome shotgun sequence contains these coding sequences:
- the LOC126371324 gene encoding solute carrier family 35 member F1-like — protein sequence MAVVCVVWADVEGAPTDGKNQLVGDMLCLGGSLLFAVVTVLEEMMLKTISCSQYLAVLGFIGSVVACTQTFFLEFSELITFNWYELETIVQLGSYCSVQTIFHILQSFMLRDAGSIILHLSFLSADYYTVIAGMFIFQFKFHALYFLSYLLALVGVFLFSARVTSAPAPPPRLPQLVNDSVQSQDNVSMEYTVPTLDCIPIEGLEPPMSRDTTFTSFLGGPQNNVPNGSIITFQTNGMQKEMC from the exons ATGGCCGTTGTGTGTGTCGTCTGGGCTGATGTGGAAGGAGCTCCTACTGATG gCAAAAACCAGCTTGTCGGAGACATGTTATGCCTCGGGGGGTCCCTGCTGTTTGCTGTGGTGACGGTCCTAGAAGAGATGATGCTGAAGACCATATCCTGCTCACAATACTTAGCTGTCCTGGGCTTCATAGGCAGTGTTGTAGCATGCACTCAGACGTTCTTCTTAGAATTCAGTGAATTGATTACCTTCAACTGGTATGAATTAGAGACGATTGTCCAACTTGGAAGTTACTGTTCAGTACAGACAATATTCCACATTCTACAGAGCTTTATGTTGAGAGATGCAGGTTCCATAATACTACATCTGTCGTTCCTGTCAGCGGATTATTATACAGTCATTGCTGGAATGTTCATCTTTCAGTTTAAG TTCCACGCTCTCTACTTCCTGTCGTACCTACTGGCGCTAGTGGGCGTGTTCCTGTTCAGCGCCCGCGTGACGTCAGcaccggcgccgccgccgcgcctccCGCAGCTCGTCAACGACTCCGTACAGAGCCAGGATAATGTCTCCAT GGAGTACACAGTGCCGACGTTAGACTGCATCCCAATAGAAGGGCTGGAGCCTCCGATGAGTCGCGACACCACCTTCACATCGTTCCTCGGCGGACCACAGAACAACGTACCCAATGGATCCATTATCACATTCCAAACTAACGGTATGCAGAAGGAAATGTGTTAA
- the LOC126371345 gene encoding THO complex subunit 7 homolog, with the protein MGDEDVIRRRLLIDGDGTGDDRRLNVLLKTLIKWCNSSDEKPEESKSTHDRMLAQLAQCEFAVTKSQLASEMMAAELKSYEALSQILENGIEVAKGNIEKSKADLTQAKTVRKNRIEYDVLAKVISEQPDRKETLERLSTLKTELANLEATKQQLESRLGLRKKQFHVLVTSIHQLQALLDEPDDTESLSDDIDMKEATPEI; encoded by the exons ATGGGTGACG aGGATGTGATACGTAGAAGGTTACTTATAGATGGAGATGGAACCGGAGACGACAGAAGACTGAACGTTTTGCTGAAAACTTTGATAAAATGGTGTAACAGTTCCGACGAAAAACCTGAAGAGAG CAAGTCGACTCATGACAGAATGCTGGCTCAACTGGCGCAATGCGAATTTGCTGTAACCAAATCTCAATTAGCTTCAGAAATGATGGCTGCTGAGTTGAAAAGCTATGAAGCACTCTCACAGATACTCGAGAATGGCATAGAGGTGGCTAAAGGCAACATTGAGAAAAGCAAAGCTGATTTAACTCAAGCCAAGACTGTGCGTAAAAACCGCATTGAATATGATGTATTAGCTAAAGTAATAAGTGAGCAACCAGATAGGAAAGAGACTTTAGAGCGACTTAGCACTTTAAAAACAGAACTCGCTAATCTAGAAGCGACTAAACAACAACTAGAAAGTCGTTTAGGATTAAGGAAGAAACAGTTCCATGTTTTAGTGACCTCTATACATCAGTTACAAGCGCTGTTAGATGAGCCTGATGATACGGAGTCACTTTCTGATGACATTGATATGAAGGAAGCCACTCCTGAAATATAG